Genomic DNA from Setaria italica strain Yugu1 chromosome V, Setaria_italica_v2.0, whole genome shotgun sequence:
AACAAAACTATTTGTCTGAATTTTTCTGCTTATCAGAACTATTTGTACTGCTTATGAGAACTTTGCATACTCACATATCATGCTTAAATCGTGTCATGTGCTACCATTGATATCTTTTTTGCCTGTGATTTCAGGATGGACCCTAACCTGTCCAAAGTTCCTGATGGATCACAGGGAGCTTTTCTTGGTGGCAACAGTTCTCCTTACCAAGCTGCCTGGAACCCATACATGTATGGCTACCAAGGTCCTCCGTCCTGGTTCCCCAAGGATACCAGCAGCTTCCTCCCAATGTCCCAATGATGCATCCAAATACCAATGGTCCACAAGTGTTTCATCCGGCTGAAATGGCAGATGCATTTGTGCAAAATGATGAGGCAAATGTGGAGGAAGTGCCCGTCCCTCCAGCGCCAGCTCCTACAGGAAAAGGAAGGAGGAAAAAGGTGGTTAATAGGACCAAGTTAGGCAACTTCAACCCAAACGAAGATGTAAACATTGTGAAGTCATGGCTTGAAATAAGTTGTGACCCAATTACAAGTActgcacaaaaaaaaagatcgcaTGTGGGATAGGATTGTGCAGCGGTACAATTTGAGGAGGGGATCCTACCCAGAAAGGAGTTTGAGGTCTTTACAGAGCCGTTGGGACATAATTAAGGCTGAAGTGGGGAAGTTTTCATCTTCTATGCTGATGCCATTCGAGAGAATCCTAGCGGGATTTTGGATGGAGATAAGGTTTGTGGTTTGTTCACCCATTttattttctatgcattttgtTGTAAATTTAACAACAATTATTTCCTATTGCAGACCACTCATGTAGCAGCTAATTTTGCTGGTATCCTCAAATACAACTTTGCTTACATGCATTGTTGGGAGATTACGAAGGATGAGCCCAAATGGCAGGATCCAAAGCCCAGAGGATTTGGAAAGTCAACTGGAGGTGTTAGTTTTGGAGAGGACAGTAGCCATGAGCCTGACACCAACGACTTTGGAGATGACAATTCTTGCCCTACTGGATCAGCTGGGAGGAGGTCTATGGGTAGGGATTCAGCTAAAGCAGCCAAGAAGAAAGAAAATTCCTCTGCGGGTTCAACATCATCTTCGAAGTATGCTTCGAGGATGCAAGATCTATCATTGTAAAAAATTTCTATCCTGCAAGAAGAATCCATGCGTAAAACTGATCATTTCTAGCAGCTTGCCTGCATAGATGAGAAGCGGTTTGAGGAAATGCAAAGCCACAATCAATCACTGTTAGGCATTGAGCAAGAGAAGATTCAGATCATGCGTGAGAAGCATGACATGGACAGGcaagagaaggagaagcaagagGATGAAAGGATCCTTGGGATTGATCTTAATGCCTGCACACCAGCTTAGTGAATGTATTACGAAGCTCTTCAGGAAGAAATTTTCAAGAAGATTGCAGCTAGGCGTGGGAAGAGACGGGGGCTTTGAACCATGGATGGGAGAGGCAACCTTATTTATGCTTTCTTGAATTTATTTTAGGGAACTAATTGGAACCGTTATTTGTTCTATCATCATGTTGCGTGACACATTGATAAGATGTGAATGACACAATTTTTATCTGATGTTGAGCCTATGCGGAACTAATTGGAACTGTTATTTTTCTGATGTTGCGCTGTCTAGTGAATATTTTCTCAATCAGATGCCGTTTGTGATCGCCAGACGCTTTGAATGATGTACAAAATATTACAAGTCTTAATAAATATTACATGACCACTGAATATTACAAGTCTTAATAAATATTACATGACCATTGAATATTACAAGTCTTAATAAATATTACGTGACCACAAAATATTACAAGTCTTAATAAATATTACATGACCACTAATTTATCTACTAATGATGAGATCCCAGCCTCATCCACTGGTGCTCGATGAGATCATATTGTAGCTGAAAGTGCGTGTTTTGGTCATGAAGCCTATGGTGTGCGGCAACAAATGCCTCCCTGTCCGGATTGTTGCGGTACTGAACTGCTAGTTCTCCGATGTTCAAGAAATCAGTATCACGGGCATTGTCTTGTTCATCCTCCACTATCATGTTATGCAAAATAATGCAAGTCACCATTATATCATTAATCTGGTTACGGTCCCAACCATACGCGGGTCCTCAGATCACCGCAAATCGAGTTTGCAGGACACCAAATGCATGCTCTATATCCTTACGTGCACTTTCCTGTGCAGTGGCAAAGTGCTGCATCTTTTGCTCCATGGGGTAACGAATAGTCTTAACAAAGGCTGCCTACTCAGGGTAAATCCCATCGGCAAGGTAGTACCCCATGTTATAGGTCCTTCCATTGACTGCAAACGACACAGGGGTTGAATGACCCCTGAGATAAGCCGAGAATACAGGGGATCTATGAAGGACGTTAATGTCGTTGTTACTTCCAGGCATGCCGAAGTAAGCATGCCATATCCATAGATCATGCGATGCAACCGCCTCTAAGATCATAGAGGGATGCTTCCCTCTGCTCGTGAACTGACCCTTCCATGATGTGGGGTAGTTCCTCCACTCCCAGTGCATGCAGTCAATGCTGCCTAGCATCCCCGGGAACCCACGATCCTCACCCTCTTGAAGAAGCCTAGCTACATCGGCAACGTTGGGTGCCCGTAGGTAATACTCGCCGAAAACATCAATGACAGCCCGACAGAAATGATGCAAATCTTTTCGAGCAGTTGACTCACCAATACGCACGTACTCATCAACGGCATCTGCCGGGACACCCTAAGCGAGAATGTGCATAGTGGTGACGCACTTCTGAAGAGCTGATAGTCCTTCCTTGCCGGTGGCATCATACTTCTTTTTGAAGTAGTTATGTTGATTTTTAACAGCCTCTTTAATGTGCTTGAATAAATGCTGACACATCCGGAACCTGCAAGAACACTTCTGATATGAGGTACTAGAGACATGGAGTGATCGATCTTTGAAATATGCTCAACTTTACCTTCTACGGAACTGCTTATCATTGTAAACAGGGTTTGGAGCAAAGTAGTCAGCTTTGATCCTCTTGTGACCAGAAGGAAGGTCCCTCGTTCGAATGACCTTTCGTGGCGCATCAAATCGAATGCGCGTGCGAGAGCTCTCTGCTTGCACTAGGTGGTTGTATGTTGCGGCCTCcgtttcatcatcatcaactaAGAAATGAGTGTCATCGTATTCCTCCTCCATCATCCAGTACCTTCGCAAGGAGCCTGGGTAGCTATCCATGGCACTGGTAAAACACGAGGAAGTGAAGTTGTCCATGGTGCTTGGCCAGTAGATGGAGGCGTGCAAGTTGTAGCTAGCAAGGGCACTACTTGGCATTGCCATGCAATCATATTGTAGTGCTTCACGGGTGCAATAATTCTCGCAAGAATCATTTGCATGTGACCATACGGACTACTTTTGCAAAGCTGCACGGGTTGGCCGTGCTAGAAGTACAGCTCTTGGTAGTACGCAAGGCAGGTGAGCATTTTTTAATTACATTTGATTAATTAAATAGTACTACTAACAATTATTACTTAATTAAAGTTGTATTACTAATTATTTCACATTCCATGATTTAGaataaccattctaaatgactGTGTTATGAAGAAATGTGTTTGTTAAAATGAGATGGTAGTTGAAGATGGTTGAATAAAATATATGGTAGTTGGTATAGAGTATGAGATATAGAGTAACATGGGTGCGGGAGAAATTGGTATAGAGGAGAGAATCTTGATGACTAGGATAGAATATTCCTTTTAGAGTATGAAAATAGAGTATGACGAGTGCGGACAGCCTTATAGTTCTGTGCAGTGTGTACGTGAACTCCCCTTGCTTACTTGGCATGAAGCTAGGAAGAACGGTGCTGTCTTAAACTCTGTTTCACACCTACGTGTTCCATACCTTGTCACAACAACCATAGTTGTCACGATGCTGATTCTAAATTGAAAAAACCAGCAAAATTGTAATTGCAAGGTCCTAACACACAAAAATTATACAATCATAGATTATTTTGGCTAGAATGAGGAACCTTTATCAAGACCGTTAAGCCATAAAAGCATAGATTATGACATTATGCTTGCAGCCTGCATGCCACCCAAGGATTGAGAAttacttcctccatcctaaattttaggtcgttttaacatatttatatttataacttttgctatgtatccagacatagtgtatatctaaataGATAGCAAAATCTACGAATCCAAAAGTGCTAAAATAACATATGATTTGGGACATATGGTATGTCATTGGGAATATGTATAGCTGTAAGAACAAGTGCATGTACGAGGAGGCTGACTGTGACAATGGAGGTCAGAGAGGCCGGCATCGAGTGGGCATTGATTGGGCCAACCTTgctacgagtttgttggcttatTGATTTGTTGAATAAAGATGGGAAATGATTAAATGAACAATTTTACCCAATTATACACAAATAAATGTACATATGTACTTAATTTTTTAACaaatactccctctattccaaattttaggtcgttttgacatttctagTCATAATTTTAACTatgtgtcggatttagtgactggTAGTCCATCAGGGGGTTACCCagatggtagatttgtaggtgggggcGATTGTAAGACCAAAAAGTCAAATGGTAACAAAGGGgtgcaaggtttagataggttcgggctttcggagagtaataccctacgtcctatgctctggtggattgtattgctgatcgcaggTGCGAAAAGTTAATGTGCCCTCGAGGGGCGCccctagccgccttatataggctgacgaactagggttacaatcggataggatctaatcctaatcggttgttacatgaaaagcaatctgagttggcTTATAACAAATATCCCATGATATCCGGGTAGAATCCGTTCGCCTGGTCTCCGGACTTGTGCTCTacgtatcttcatgccttggcccgcacggcgTGGTCGAGCGGGCCTACCTGTCAGGGCCGACCATTATCCTAgttggtggggacccgtgggtacccttatccctcaagccccagAGCAATGTGGAGTCGAACATGAGCCTGATGGATGCACAACGAAACTTGCAATGTACTCGGCTGAAGTCGCGGTGTCGtcatggtgatggagaggctgtgcagtgctcaaaaaagaaagaaaaattgaaaCTTCCACAGGCGTATGACCAAATGCGCATGGCTATGCGACTACCAAGCTCCCGGATGTCTTGCATCCTGTAGATTgaagggaagcacatggagggtgtcgcaagacgcactccatatggagtagcccccgagcattgaagcgattaaagtaatcggtccaatggtcaagaatctAATGTATTGTTTTTGTCGTAAAAGGTATCCAAATATAGCGCCCAACCCCCAAGCGCAAGGACTGATGGAGCCgtagaggcacgccgacctagaATAAGCGCCCCGTGAGACTTAACGGAAAACCTGCAGGTTCCATCCATCGCTTGCGCTTAACAAGGGACCCGCGGATTCCGTCGCTAGGTTTACGTCATCAATGCCTTCAAAAGTCGAAGAGGCAtggtttccttttcattttaGCTCCACTCGCCCCCAAGCGCCACCACCGCGCTTGAGAGCCCTAGGCCATGCCATCGCGTCCGCAAGCCTCATCCACCTCTCCTAAGCCCAAAGGCTGTAGTCACTACTGCGGCATCGCCATTCCCCACCGTATGCCAACCAAGAGGCCCGCCTTCATCAAATCTGTGTCCCAAGGAGTAGAAATTGAAGAAATGGCGGCAAAGCAAGCACCAGATCCATCCACGTACTGGGTGAAATCCATGATGACGTGATGACGGAGGACAGGATCTAGGCCCTCATCGACCACGGCCTGCTTAGACCCAAGTCCTTCCTTGAGTGGAAGGCAACTGCGATCCAGGAGTTCCCCATCGAGGATAAGACCGAAGCCGTCGTCTTTGCGGCATTCTTCGAGCGGGGATTCAAGATCTCGATAGGGGATTTCTTCCATGGACTGCTCAACTACTACAAGATCGAGTTAGTGCATCTCAACCCTAACTCTATCTTGGACATTGCAGTTTTCATCCACTTCTGCGAAGCATATCTCAGAATCCCCCCATTTCAATCTGTGGAGATATCTATATCAACTCAAAGTGGTGACGACCAAGGGGAAACTGAGGGTAATCGACGGCTGTGGGTTTTCGTTGCGGTTGAAGAAGGTCGCCGAGTACTTTGATTTGATGCTTAAGGACTcaaacaaggggtggcacaaggagTGGTTCCTTGTTGCCAACCAAAAGCTGGAGTTGCTGCCTCGCCTCGGATTCGCACCCATGACAAGTCTGGAATGGTTGAACCAACCGACTTCTAAGGAGATGGTCCAGGTCAACCAGCTGCTAGAGGATATCGCCGACCTAAAAAGGCATGGGCTCACAGTAGAAGCTGTGAGCATCAATTTTTGCCAAAGGTTGACGCAACCGATCAAGGACAGGGTCCATCTAGTGTACGAATACTCGGGTCCACTGGATCCGACCCGGGAGCTACAACGAAAGGTTACTCAGGAAGAGGTTGCCGGCCGGGTCTGCGAGTTCTTCGGTGGTGTCATTAACAACAAGCGCTGCCCCAAGGCATATTCTCTCAAGAGACCGGACGACCCGGTAAGATCTTAATTGCATCATTTTGCTTTCCTGCTTTGCTTTTGCGTTTTCTCTAACTGATGTTGTTGATTGACCAAAGCCATGAGTTTGAGTTGTTATGTTCCGCACCGCTTCCCGGAGGGGTCGAGCAACAGCGACCCAATATCCGCCTAACCACCGAGACCGACCAGCTGCCTGCTGCCCTTGATTGGGAGTCGGACTCCTCCATTGAGGGGTCAGACGAGGATGCGTCGAATGAGGGCGGCGGGGTCGAGGATGCCGCACTAGTTGGACACCAGACATGATAGGCCGTGAAGAAACTTCCCGCCTCTAAATCTCAGAAGCCGGgcgggaagaggaagaaggtggccgggaggaaggagaagaccGAACCGAGCACTGCCCCCATAGACGGATCAACCAACAAGGTGGACAAGGAGTCCGACTCGCCAAGCCTGGCTGCCAAGAAGAAAAAAGCTGACCTTCTTGAGGTTACCGCTGCCGACGCAAAGAGGATCAAGGAGAGGCTGAAGGCGGAGATCTGCGGGGGAGATCGAGTGAAGACATGTTGGCGCCTCCACCACCCTTGCGTCCCAAGTTTTGAGTGAAACAGAGTACCATGTAAGTGTAATCTAGTTATATTATCCATCTCATGGTTCATTTGCTGCCTATCTTTCTCAAGTTGCCTTTTGCACCAACGATACAGAAAGGTCGTGCTAGATGATGAGTCTGGTTCCCAGCCAGTTGCTGTTTTGTCCCATGCCGAAGGAGCGAGCGGCCGCATCCTTCCAACTCAGCACTCCTCGCCTCCAGAGATCGGTGGGGATCAAGATCGCCGCGAGGGAGGAGAAGCGGTGCAAATCCTAGTGCTAGAGCAGGGTGTGGTCGGGGATGCTGTGGCTTCGAGTGCGGTTGCTGCGAATGCTGCTGCAGCCGGCTCCGAGGTCGTGGGAGTGACTAGAGCAAGAGTCGGAGCTACATCCCACCTGAAGGAGCTGCCCAGGGATGATCCGCTACCAGAGAGGGTTGTCAAGGACGCCGACGTGGATATGCAAAAAGGAGATAGTCCAGACACCTTGGACTTCTCCGGGACTAGCTTAGTTGGGGACACGTTGGAGGACAAGAAGGACCTTGCTGAGCTGCAGCGGACGTCTTCCAAGGTCTCTACACTGTTATATGTAAGTATGCCAAGAGCCATTGGATATCTGCATCTGGAGTTTCACTTCTTTGCCGCGCGATGAGTTTAGTATGTGGGCAGAATCTGGCTGCACGTGCTCACAAGAGGGCAGACACGATTCAGCGGGCCAAGGAGTACCATCTCAAGGCGCAGCAGCTTGAGGCCGACCTCAAGAGGGCCAAGGAGGATACGAAGCAGCTCAAGTAGAGGGCCCGAGAGCTTGTCGAACAGAAACAGATAACCAAGGAGGTCTAGCACGACCTCGATGCGCTGTTGAAAGGTACATTGCTCCGACCTGTTGGCTTGGTTCCAATC
This window encodes:
- the LOC101764627 gene encoding uncharacterized protein LOC101764627, with protein sequence MDSYPGSLRRYWMMEEEYDDTHFLVDDDETEAATYNHLVQAESSRTRIRFDAPRKVIRTRDLPSGHKRIKADYFAPNPVYNDKQFRRRFRMCQHLFKHIKEAVKNQHNYFKKKYDATGKEGLSALQKCVTTMHILA